The Peribacillus sp. FSL P2-0133 genome has a segment encoding these proteins:
- a CDS encoding anti-sigma factor antagonist, translating into MNITVDVNELNSEFIVKLKGEIDAYTAPKLRESLFPISEQDNVSITIDLTEVSYMDSTGLGVFVGAFKSVRAHNGEFTLVGLSERLRRLFDITGLADIIDIKSGTEGGLE; encoded by the coding sequence ATGAATATAACTGTAGATGTTAATGAATTAAATTCTGAATTTATTGTAAAACTGAAAGGTGAAATCGATGCATATACTGCACCGAAATTAAGAGAATCACTATTTCCGATTTCGGAGCAGGATAATGTTTCGATTACTATTGATTTAACTGAAGTTTCTTATATGGATAGTACGGGACTTGGGGTGTTTGTCGGTGCTTTTAAAAGCGTAAGGGCACATAATGGCGAATTCACTTTAGTTGGCTTATCAGAAAGGTTACGACGTTTATTTGATATAACAGGTCTTGCAGATATCATTGATATAAAAAGTGGTACAGAGGGTGGGTTAGAATGA
- a CDS encoding PP2C family protein-serine/threonine phosphatase, protein MDIRENMEKKYHEALSTYLKDQNEQALYQGQKISRLHIKYNISPEEIISMHKNNLMELYPELPGKVLDSFDFLLEVMMGYGIAYREHQSLRHQQQELKTEIEIAANVQHTLLETKIPDIKALEIGAISVPARQMNGDYYHFVQDENERIGVGIADVIGKGIPAALCMSMIKYAMDSLPEHRHEPNSVLESLNRVVEHNVDPSMFITMFYGLYDPHDRQFSYASAGHEPGFYYDAATGTFSDLDAKGLLLGVDKKTRYRQYEKTVNHGDMIILLSDGVTECRTNDGFIERETLIGFIKKNMHLQAQEMVNNIYKQLEKMQNFQLRDDFTLIILKSNV, encoded by the coding sequence ATGGACATTAGGGAGAACATGGAGAAAAAGTATCATGAGGCGCTTTCTACTTATCTTAAAGACCAAAATGAGCAGGCACTCTACCAAGGGCAAAAGATTAGCCGCCTACATATCAAATACAATATATCTCCAGAAGAAATCATCAGTATGCATAAAAATAACTTGATGGAACTTTACCCAGAATTACCGGGAAAAGTATTGGATTCTTTCGATTTTCTGCTAGAAGTCATGATGGGCTACGGCATTGCATACCGTGAACATCAAAGCCTTAGACATCAGCAGCAGGAACTGAAAACGGAAATCGAGATAGCGGCAAACGTTCAACATACTCTTTTGGAAACGAAAATTCCTGATATCAAAGCTCTTGAAATTGGAGCGATCAGTGTTCCGGCTAGGCAGATGAACGGGGATTACTATCACTTCGTCCAAGATGAAAATGAGCGGATAGGGGTAGGGATAGCAGATGTCATTGGAAAAGGGATCCCTGCTGCATTGTGCATGTCGATGATCAAATATGCGATGGACAGTCTTCCGGAGCATCGTCATGAACCGAATAGTGTGCTTGAGAGTTTGAACCGTGTTGTGGAGCATAATGTGGATCCAAGCATGTTCATAACCATGTTCTATGGCTTATATGATCCGCATGACAGGCAATTTTCCTATGCTTCAGCCGGACATGAACCTGGTTTTTACTATGACGCCGCAACGGGTACTTTTAGCGATTTGGATGCAAAGGGCTTGTTGCTTGGAGTTGATAAAAAAACAAGGTATCGCCAATATGAAAAAACGGTGAATCATGGAGACATGATCATTTTATTATCTGACGGAGTAACGGAGTGCCGGACGAATGATGGGTTCATAGAAAGGGAAACACTTATTGGTTTCATTAAAAAGAATATGCATTTGCAAGCCCAGGAAATGGTGAATAATATATATAAACAATTGGAGAAAATGCAGAACTTCCAACTGAGGGATGATTTTACATTAATAATTTTAAAATCAAATGTTTAG
- the rsbW gene encoding anti-sigma B factor RsbW, producing the protein MSQVYDYIEMKIPAKPEFIGVIRLTLSGIGSRMGFAYDEIEDLKIATSEACTNAVQHAYKDSEKGEVKVSFGLYPDRLEVMVSDSGKSCNFEEVRQGIGPYENGQKVELLREGGLGLYLIETLMDDVKIHQHDGVTVFMTKFLEGEQVEMDAKTVST; encoded by the coding sequence ATGAGTCAAGTATATGATTACATCGAAATGAAAATACCTGCAAAACCAGAATTCATCGGTGTCATTCGTTTAACGCTTTCTGGGATAGGAAGCCGGATGGGATTCGCGTATGATGAAATTGAGGATTTGAAAATCGCTACAAGTGAAGCTTGTACAAATGCGGTACAGCATGCATATAAGGATTCTGAAAAAGGTGAAGTGAAAGTAAGTTTCGGCCTTTATCCTGACCGCTTGGAGGTCATGGTTTCTGATAGTGGTAAGAGCTGTAATTTCGAAGAGGTTCGACAAGGAATCGGTCCATATGAAAATGGACAAAAAGTCGAACTTTTGAGAGAAGGAGGCTTGGGTCTTTACCTTATTGAAACTCTAATGGATGATGTGAAAATTCATCAGCATGATGGGGTTACAGTATTTATGACTAAGTTTTTAGAAGGAGAGCAGGTGGAGATGGATGCAAAAACAGTCTCAACCTAA
- the sigB gene encoding RNA polymerase sigma factor SigB, with amino-acid sequence MQKQSQPNQAQREQVNEWIRAYQQNQDEEAQSNLVIHYKSLVETISRKYAKGKSFQEDISQVGMIGLLGAIRRYDESFGKSFEAFAVPTIIGEIKRFLRDKTWSVHVPRRIKELGPKIRVTVEELTTTLHRSPRIDEIADSIGVTEEEVLEAMEMGKSYQALSVDHSIEADSDGGTVTLLDIFGNVDEGFEKVNQRLVLEKVLHVLSDREKMIIQHTYLENLSQKEAGDKLGISQMHVSRLQRRAIKKLQEAINAENSELIQ; translated from the coding sequence ATGCAAAAACAGTCTCAACCTAACCAGGCACAAAGAGAACAGGTAAATGAATGGATTAGAGCTTACCAGCAGAATCAAGATGAGGAAGCACAGAGCAATCTAGTCATCCATTATAAAAGTTTGGTTGAAACAATCTCCCGTAAATATGCGAAAGGGAAATCATTTCAGGAGGATATCTCCCAAGTCGGCATGATTGGTTTGTTAGGTGCAATTCGACGATATGATGAATCTTTCGGTAAGAGCTTTGAGGCATTTGCTGTCCCTACTATAATCGGCGAGATCAAAAGGTTCCTGCGTGACAAAACATGGAGTGTCCATGTGCCAAGGAGAATTAAGGAACTTGGTCCGAAAATCAGGGTGACTGTCGAGGAATTAACTACAACTCTGCATCGTTCACCAAGAATAGATGAAATAGCCGATAGTATAGGCGTGACTGAAGAAGAAGTTTTAGAGGCGATGGAAATGGGAAAAAGCTATCAAGCTTTATCCGTGGATCATTCTATTGAGGCGGATTCTGATGGCGGTACTGTCACATTGCTTGATATATTCGGGAATGTCGATGAAGGTTTTGAAAAGGTCAATCAGAGACTTGTACTTGAAAAGGTGCTGCATGTGCTGAGTGACCGTGAAAAGATGATCATTCAACATACTTATTTAGAGAATTTAAGTCAGAAAGAAGCGGGCGATAAACTTGGGATTTCCCAAATGCATGTGTCAAGGCTCCAACGCCGCGCGATCAAGAAACTTCAAGAAGCCATTAATGCTGAAAACTCGGAGTTAATTCAGTGA
- a CDS encoding PP2C family serine/threonine-protein phosphatase, producing MIKDILRGEKIEVLVSQSSKNGMVYCGDDYFFLHTKEYFVCVLADGLGSGKNAYDSSHAVIEEVKRNHELDVESLMAVCNQVLIDKRGAAVSILKIFYDKNEFVYSSVGNIRFFLYNPSDDKLVYPLPVTGYLSGRKQKYRTQRYKYEPNAKFILHSDGLELKGAKTFLKRLVPIDKNAQSILKSSPLTADDTTFILGSLLSP from the coding sequence GTGATCAAAGATATTCTGAGGGGAGAAAAAATAGAAGTCCTTGTCTCTCAATCGTCTAAAAACGGGATGGTTTATTGTGGTGATGATTACTTTTTTCTTCATACGAAAGAATACTTTGTCTGTGTACTGGCAGATGGTCTGGGAAGCGGGAAAAATGCTTACGATTCCTCCCATGCCGTCATCGAGGAAGTTAAACGTAATCATGAGTTGGATGTCGAGTCACTAATGGCAGTGTGCAATCAAGTTTTAATCGATAAACGTGGAGCAGCCGTTTCCATTTTGAAGATTTTTTATGACAAGAATGAATTTGTATACAGTTCAGTTGGTAACATCCGCTTTTTCCTGTATAATCCAAGTGACGATAAACTCGTTTACCCTTTACCTGTTACAGGGTATTTATCAGGAAGGAAACAAAAATACAGGACGCAGAGATACAAATATGAACCAAATGCAAAATTCATTCTTCATTCCGATGGTTTAGAACTTAAGGGAGCTAAAACTTTTTTGAAAAGGCTGGTCCCTATCGATAAGAACGCCCAAAGCATATTAAAAAGCAGTCC